In the Candidatus Zixiibacteriota bacterium genome, AGAAGAACAGCCAAAATTTGTCCAAATTTAAATATTGAAACAATGAAGAAAAAAACAATTTTAGTAAGTTTAGTTACCCTTATAACCATAGGGATAACAAGTGTAAATGCACAAACACCCATCTATTGGGGTGTGAAAGGTGAAATGAATCTGTCGAACTTTTTACTGAGCGACTTCGATCATCTGTCGAGTAAAATGAAGGTGGGCCCTAATTTAGGCGGATTCATGAGAGTCGAATTGCACGAGAATTTTGCACTTCAACCGGAACTGTCGTTTTTCTATAGAAATGCTAAAATGGAAGCTCTCTCGGAAGATGACACATTCAAGCAGTGGGGAATGCAACTCCCGGTATATGCTTTAGGTCAATACAGAACCTATAACGGATTATTCTATGGAGGTATTGGGCCATTCGTAGGATTGGGTTTTGATGCAAGACTTGATGATCTGGACATAGACCTGTATAAAGAAGTGGCGGGGAAAACGCCTATGAACCGTTGGGACTTTGGTCTCGGGCTCTTGCTGGGATATGAGTTCAACAGTGGTTTGCAACTGAACGCAGGGTACCAGTTCGGACTGGTTAATCAGGCGGACGAGTTGACCGCTTTGAAAAATGTAATCAACGGCTCGGACGATGCTAAAATGCGGACACAAACTGTGAACGTAGGCATAGGATATCGTTTCTGACAAAAGCGCAGAACGTTTGAACCCAAAGAGATTGTCTCAAGATCCGGCCATAGAGGTCGGAAATGAACCCTGAGTCGATTTTTTCGATCCCGATGGACATCCGCCAGATAACAGATGTTCATCGGGTTTTTTCTCTCTCTCTCTTTTTCCGTACATTTGTAAGTCTGTTATAATAGAAACGGTAATTGAAAAAATGAAACAACGAAAAGAACGGTTTTTTATCCTCAGTTACGATAAAAAAACGGCGCTCACCGCGGCGGTTATCATCAGTTTTATCCTGGCTTTCGTCATGCTGTCGTCGTCGATGTACTACACCATATCGTTAAATAAAAAAAGTGAGATAGGGCTGGTTGATATCATCACACCGGAGTCTGTTGTCACGCTGCTGGTCAATACGCTGGTTTTCTATTTTCTTTTCCGACTGCAATTTTGGGCGATAACACACTTCCTGAACCGGCCGTATAAAATGTGGCTGCTCTTGCTGGGCCTGTTTGTGGTGATTATCTTCCTGAGTCCCCTCTTTTCACAGATGCAGTGGTGGTGGTTTCGCGGTGAAGTATCGCCCGGAGCCTATTCTACATTGCACTATGTGAAAGACTTTATTATCCTTATCATCTCTTTTCTCTTTACGATGTTGATCTATTTTATCAATCAGAATCAAAAGAGAGTGACCGAAAATCAACACCTCGTTTTAGAGAATCTGCAAAACAGATACAATGCGCTTAAGAACCAGACGGATCCGCATTTCCTGTTCAATTCGCTGAATACGTTGAACGGGCTGATCGGGTATGATGACCAACGTGCCAGGGATTATGTCGAACAACTTTCCCATGTGTTCCGTTATACGATGCAGAACAGGGTGGTGTCCCGATTGTCCGATGAGTTGGAGTTTGCAGAGTCGTATATCTACCTGATGAAGATCCGGTATAGCGACGGATTGGA is a window encoding:
- a CDS encoding porin family protein is translated as MKKKTILVSLVTLITIGITSVNAQTPIYWGVKGEMNLSNFLLSDFDHLSSKMKVGPNLGGFMRVELHENFALQPELSFFYRNAKMEALSEDDTFKQWGMQLPVYALGQYRTYNGLFYGGIGPFVGLGFDARLDDLDIDLYKEVAGKTPMNRWDFGLGLLLGYEFNSGLQLNAGYQFGLVNQADELTALKNVINGSDDAKMRTQTVNVGIGYRF
- a CDS encoding histidine kinase, which codes for MKQRKERFFILSYDKKTALTAAVIISFILAFVMLSSSMYYTISLNKKSEIGLVDIITPESVVTLLVNTLVFYFLFRLQFWAITHFLNRPYKMWLLLLGLFVVIIFLSPLFSQMQWWWFRGEVSPGAYSTLHYVKDFIILIISFLFTMLIYFINQNQKRVTENQHLVLENLQNRYNALKNQTDPHFLFNSLNTLNGLIGYDDQRARDYVEQLSHVFRYTMQNRVVSRLSDELEFAESYIYLMKIRYSDGLDVQIRVDDEKKGYYMIPSGLQVLIENAIKHNVVSRRNPLRIVIETLPDDRVRVENNLQIKTGEKVSNGLGLSNLNEQCRLIFGKEIIVSSADGVFSVEIPLIKDRGIYKYT